A genomic region of Methanosarcina thermophila TM-1 contains the following coding sequences:
- a CDS encoding COG1361 S-layer family protein: protein MQRIKKNIIATFFSLLLISSLSAVPACAAVGGPNLKVTIVETNPYPAKIGEYLTLTVQVENIGGDKADNVDIEIVPQYPFSLDSQANAVKNIGVLYPGRTATKEFHLFVDKNAQKGVRSIDVRTKTDKDSPWSEKSFDIRIGTETFNSKGTVELKEVISEPQVFMPGDRGTITVTLTNTATTPTVTIGGNDFDTNARIQAAVLRPLSDGIVVLDAPYEDMGILGPGDSIKLTFNVKVTEEATEGTHNLELAIEGNSFDYNSKKNIPLKVDSSNIMVIPSKELTMINGKATIEFDVANTHPNEFNSVSIKPEAEGIRFYPAEYFIGPMNPDELFTIEFTAVADDSWNPRNEEGANMSLTANYNNGINRHVNTVGNLNFTSVSGSTESSPKAVLAGGLIIIAVPAAFLFYRRRKK from the coding sequence ATGCAAAGGATTAAGAAGAATATTATAGCAACATTTTTTTCTCTACTGTTGATCTCCTCTCTTTCTGCAGTTCCTGCCTGTGCAGCTGTTGGAGGACCAAACCTGAAAGTTACAATAGTCGAAACAAATCCTTATCCTGCTAAAATAGGAGAATACCTGACTCTAACAGTTCAGGTGGAGAATATCGGAGGGGATAAAGCTGACAATGTTGATATAGAAATCGTACCTCAATATCCTTTCTCTCTTGATTCCCAGGCAAATGCTGTAAAGAACATTGGAGTTCTCTATCCTGGGAGGACTGCTACAAAGGAATTTCATCTTTTTGTAGACAAAAATGCACAGAAAGGGGTACGTTCTATTGATGTCCGTACAAAAACTGATAAAGACAGTCCCTGGAGTGAGAAAAGTTTTGACATACGAATAGGTACCGAAACGTTTAACAGCAAAGGTACAGTTGAGCTTAAGGAAGTCATTTCGGAACCTCAGGTTTTCATGCCAGGGGACAGGGGTACAATCACTGTAACTCTCACTAATACTGCAACCACCCCGACTGTTACAATTGGTGGAAATGACTTTGATACCAATGCCCGAATTCAGGCTGCGGTTTTAAGGCCCTTGTCTGATGGGATAGTTGTGCTTGACGCCCCCTACGAGGATATGGGCATTCTGGGGCCTGGAGATAGTATCAAGCTGACCTTCAATGTAAAGGTTACAGAGGAAGCTACAGAAGGAACTCATAACCTTGAACTTGCAATAGAGGGGAACTCCTTCGATTACAATAGCAAAAAGAACATTCCTCTAAAGGTCGACTCTTCAAACATAATGGTAATCCCTTCAAAGGAACTTACAATGATCAATGGAAAAGCCACAATTGAATTTGATGTGGCAAACACTCATCCTAACGAGTTTAATTCAGTAAGCATAAAACCCGAAGCTGAGGGTATAAGATTTTACCCTGCTGAATATTTCATAGGACCAATGAATCCGGATGAACTCTTTACTATCGAATTCACCGCAGTGGCGGATGATTCATGGAATCCCAGAAACGAGGAAGGGGCAAACATGAGTCTCACTGCAAATTACAATAATGGAATCAACAGGCATGTAAATACTGTAGGCAATCTGAACTTTACAAGTGTTTCGGGATCTACGGAATCTAGTCCAAAAGCCGTACTGGCAGGTGGGCTTATCATAATTGCTGTTCCCGCAGCCTTTTTGTTCTACAGAAGAAGAAAAAAGTAA
- a CDS encoding ABC transporter ATP-binding protein — translation METKTSINDVSAPGNSILETGTENSRLEGQLPSGENIVTSNEEPFECDLRRLAKPQSDEISLTAAPIIEVIDVKKSYFLGGVEVPILHDINLKVQEGEFLAIMGPSGSGKSTLMNLIGFLDRPTEGKIIIKGLDINKLSDKEVARLRGLEIGFIFQTFNLIPRLTALENVELPTYANSRSGVNTHERAKELLRLVGLEDRMHHKPGELSGGQSQRVAIARALINDPAILLADEPTGNLDSKTGCEILNIFKKLNEDGRTIVMITHDPEIAGYADRIVFLKDGIIQSNAE, via the coding sequence ATGGAAACGAAGACATCCATTAATGATGTTTCTGCTCCCGGAAATTCAATATTGGAGACAGGAACCGAAAATTCCAGACTTGAAGGACAACTGCCCTCAGGAGAAAACATAGTTACCTCAAATGAAGAACCGTTTGAATGTGATTTGCGCCGTTTGGCAAAACCACAGAGTGACGAAATATCATTGACGGCAGCTCCCATTATTGAAGTGATTGATGTCAAAAAGAGTTATTTTCTTGGAGGCGTGGAAGTTCCGATTCTTCACGATATCAACCTAAAAGTACAGGAAGGAGAATTCCTCGCCATCATGGGACCTTCTGGTTCGGGGAAGAGTACACTCATGAATCTTATAGGTTTCCTTGACAGACCTACTGAGGGGAAAATCATAATTAAAGGCCTTGATATCAATAAACTATCTGACAAGGAAGTTGCCAGGCTTAGAGGGCTGGAGATCGGTTTTATTTTCCAGACATTCAACCTGATCCCCCGACTTACAGCTCTTGAGAATGTTGAACTCCCTACCTATGCTAACTCGAGGAGTGGGGTTAATACTCATGAAAGAGCAAAGGAATTGCTTAGACTCGTGGGGCTGGAGGACAGAATGCACCATAAGCCGGGTGAGCTTTCAGGAGGGCAATCCCAGAGAGTTGCCATTGCCCGAGCTCTTATCAATGACCCTGCAATCCTTCTTGCGGATGAACCTACCGGAAACCTTGACTCGAAAACAGGCTGTGAAATTCTAAATATATTTAAAAAACTTAATGAAGATGGCAGAACCATTGTAATGATTACCCACGATCCAGAAATCGCAGGGTATGCAGACAGGATAGTATTCTTAAAGGATGGGATAATTCAGAGCAATGCAGAATAA
- a CDS encoding ATP-binding cassette domain-containing protein — MTKNVIEVNNLEHSYGPIKAVDNISFTVKQGEIFSFLGPNGAGKSTVINILTTLKKIQKGEARVNGYDVAKDPKSVRRSIGIVFQMLCLDHEMTVYENLEYHGKIYSMPKKERKERIDELLRLTDLESKRNTLAKDLSGGMKRRLELARGLMTRPAVLFLDEPTVGFDIQTRMKMWEYLREIKKEGTTIFLTTHYMEEADQLSDRISIIDHGKIIVTGTSDELKNKLGKDLIYLETTNNKVAAEILRSLKSVKSVTEDTKSLRVIIGEDVTHALPLIMDKMRGEGIDITTVNIKKPSMDDVFVHYTGHGLREGNENGNHQGTEIGGMSE; from the coding sequence ATGACCAAAAATGTCATAGAAGTAAATAATCTTGAACATTCATATGGTCCTATAAAAGCTGTCGATAACATAAGTTTTACTGTAAAACAGGGGGAAATTTTCTCATTTCTTGGTCCAAATGGGGCGGGCAAGAGTACCGTGATTAATATTCTTACAACACTGAAAAAGATCCAGAAGGGAGAGGCCAGGGTCAATGGATATGATGTCGCAAAGGATCCAAAATCTGTAAGAAGATCGATAGGTATTGTTTTCCAGATGCTTTGCCTTGATCATGAGATGACAGTATATGAAAACCTTGAATATCACGGTAAGATTTATTCAATGCCAAAGAAGGAAAGAAAAGAACGCATCGATGAGCTCTTAAGGCTGACAGATCTGGAGAGTAAAAGGAATACTCTGGCAAAAGATCTCAGTGGTGGTATGAAGCGAAGGCTTGAACTTGCAAGAGGATTAATGACAAGACCCGCAGTCCTCTTCCTTGATGAACCTACTGTGGGTTTCGATATCCAGACGAGAATGAAAATGTGGGAATATCTTAGAGAGATCAAGAAAGAAGGCACAACCATATTTCTGACAACACATTATATGGAAGAAGCAGATCAGTTGAGCGACAGAATAAGCATAATTGATCATGGAAAAATAATTGTCACCGGAACATCCGATGAATTAAAGAATAAACTTGGTAAAGACCTTATTTATCTAGAAACTACTAATAACAAAGTTGCTGCAGAGATTTTAAGGTCACTTAAATCAGTAAAAAGCGTAACAGAAGATACCAAGTCTCTTAGAGTCATAATAGGGGAAGATGTTACCCATGCGCTCCCTCTAATTATGGACAAAATGCGGGGAGAAGGGATAGATATTACAACTGTGAATATTAAAAAGCCCTCAATGGATGATGTTTTTGTTCATTACACAGGTCATGGATTAAGAGAAGGCAATGAGAATGGAAACCATCAAGGAACAGAAATAGGGGGGATGTCTGAGTGA
- a CDS encoding TspO/MBR family protein translates to MVKKINFFKLLVSILLCQFVGAIGSVFTATSLENWYPLLQKPTFSPPSWLFFPVWVTLFTLMGISFYLVWEKGLQKEGVKVAMLIFCVQLILNALWSFIFFGLQSPYYAFIEIILLWLAIFLTIVKFMKISKTASYLLLPYILWVSFAMLLNYYLWILNP, encoded by the coding sequence ATGGTTAAAAAGATCAATTTTTTCAAACTTCTTGTTTCTATCTTGCTCTGCCAGTTTGTAGGGGCAATAGGCTCGGTGTTTACAGCTACCTCTCTAGAGAACTGGTATCCTTTACTGCAAAAGCCGACTTTTTCTCCTCCATCCTGGCTCTTCTTCCCAGTCTGGGTTACGCTTTTTACGCTTATGGGAATCTCATTTTACCTTGTGTGGGAAAAAGGGCTTCAAAAAGAGGGGGTCAAGGTGGCGATGCTTATTTTCTGTGTTCAGTTAATCCTTAATGCTCTATGGTCTTTTATTTTCTTTGGGCTACAATCCCCATATTATGCTTTTATCGAAATTATCTTGCTATGGCTTGCAATCTTTCTGACAATAGTGAAATTCATGAAAATCTCAAAAACAGCTTCTTATTTGCTGCTCCCCTATATCCTATGGGTTAGCTTCGCTATGCTGCTTAACTACTATCTCTGGATTCTTAACCCGTAA
- a CDS encoding DUF1059 domain-containing protein, whose protein sequence is MKIIRCGDLGFKCNFMAAGSKLEEVENAIFDHIEKQHGKELQSMSEDDLRHLKHRISTLLGRSCGCGAL, encoded by the coding sequence ATGAAAATAATAAGATGCGGGGATCTGGGGTTCAAGTGTAACTTTATGGCTGCTGGCAGCAAATTGGAAGAAGTTGAAAATGCCATTTTTGATCATATAGAAAAACAACATGGAAAAGAACTTCAGAGTATGTCCGAAGATGACCTTCGCCATTTGAAGCATAGGATATCGACCCTTCTGGGAAGAAGTTGCGGCTGTGGAGCTCTGTAA
- a CDS encoding Hsp20/alpha crystallin family protein — protein MESTIPRILKTPILAMYHDDKRQLLTLEVELPDVKSENITLLMHENSFYIKAFSKTVEYIGSFFLDGPVDPEKATAVNENGMLTIKVPYKESFTCARYVPIQ, from the coding sequence ATGGAAAGTACTATACCCAGAATATTGAAAACTCCAATACTAGCAATGTATCACGATGACAAACGCCAGCTTCTTACTCTGGAAGTTGAACTTCCCGATGTAAAAAGTGAAAACATAACGCTTTTGATGCATGAAAACAGCTTCTACATTAAAGCTTTCAGTAAAACGGTAGAGTATATAGGATCCTTCTTTCTAGATGGACCCGTTGATCCAGAAAAAGCAACCGCTGTCAATGAAAATGGCATGCTTACTATCAAAGTACCCTATAAAGAAAGCTTCACGTGTGCAAGATATGTTCCGATTCAGTAA
- a CDS encoding ABC transporter permease: MIKFAQAVRIASGSIGSAKLRSALTTLGIVIGVAAVVVNASLGASFNQFFTDEISSVGSNFIIAASKQPNLFFDNEYNLIKNTPGITGVSPRKTMSGDLTYLSETKSVNIAGINEDFQEIQGLQMEKGTFLSDKDSFAAVLGYNIANEEFSKKISHRSNVKISFRQEDGTLVTKSFKVKGVLKDSEPTVVSQDSDYDLTVFIPISTMNEMIGEKDYGVFLAMADSPEKVRSISDEVDRRLARNFGVPEREIDDEDSKPYYVFNQEEVLEQTGKIGDALNSFLLALALISLLVGSIGIMNIMLVTVTERTREIGIMKSVGYSNSNILSLFLLESVMVSLFGGIVGTLIGGLGAYALESALDLPPVFPLKLIEIGIAISILVGITAGLYPARKAARMNPVDALRYE, encoded by the coding sequence ATGATAAAATTTGCACAGGCAGTTCGCATAGCATCTGGGAGCATAGGAAGCGCTAAGCTAAGGTCTGCGCTTACGACGCTAGGAATAGTAATCGGTGTAGCCGCCGTAGTTGTTAATGCATCCCTTGGTGCTAGCTTTAATCAGTTTTTTACTGATGAGATTTCTTCTGTAGGCTCAAACTTTATTATTGCAGCTAGCAAGCAGCCAAACCTCTTCTTTGATAATGAGTATAATCTTATTAAGAACACGCCAGGGATTACAGGTGTATCTCCAAGAAAGACAATGAGTGGAGATCTAACATATCTTTCAGAAACTAAAAGCGTCAATATTGCAGGGATCAACGAAGATTTTCAGGAGATCCAAGGTCTGCAAATGGAAAAAGGTACTTTTCTGTCGGATAAAGACAGCTTTGCTGCTGTCCTTGGATACAATATTGCAAACGAGGAATTCAGTAAGAAAATATCTCATAGAAGCAATGTGAAGATTTCTTTTCGACAGGAAGACGGCACTCTTGTGACGAAATCCTTTAAAGTAAAAGGGGTATTGAAAGATTCCGAGCCAACGGTTGTAAGTCAGGACAGTGACTACGATTTGACAGTTTTCATTCCCATTTCCACTATGAATGAGATGATCGGGGAAAAAGACTATGGAGTTTTCCTTGCAATGGCGGACAGTCCTGAGAAAGTTCGTAGTATTTCAGATGAAGTGGATAGAAGATTAGCCCGAAATTTCGGGGTTCCGGAAAGAGAAATTGATGATGAGGATTCAAAACCCTATTACGTCTTTAATCAGGAGGAAGTTCTTGAACAAACAGGAAAAATTGGAGATGCTTTGAACTCTTTCCTGCTGGCTCTTGCCCTGATATCTCTCCTTGTGGGTTCAATAGGAATTATGAATATTATGCTTGTAACCGTAACTGAAAGAACGAGAGAAATCGGGATAATGAAATCTGTAGGTTACAGCAATTCCAATATTCTATCCCTTTTCTTGCTGGAATCTGTGATGGTCAGTCTCTTTGGAGGGATTGTAGGCACTTTAATCGGTGGTTTGGGAGCTTATGCTCTTGAGAGTGCCCTTGATCTTCCTCCAGTTTTCCCCTTAAAGTTGATTGAAATCGGGATTGCAATTTCTATCCTTGTGGGGATAACTGCTGGCTTATATCCTGCAAGAAAGGCTGCACGCATGAATCCTGTGGATGCTTTGAGATATGAGTAA
- a CDS encoding COG1361 S-layer family protein: MTKIKNSLIPLVVSLLLVSSLFAVPSSAAVGGPNLKVTIVETNPYPAKIGEYLTLTVQVENIGGDKADNVDIEIVPQYPFSLDSQANAVKNIGALNPGRTATKEFYLFVDKNAQKGVRSITIRTKTDKDSPWSEKSFDIRIGTETFNSKGTVELKEVISEPQVFMPGDRGTITVTLTNTATTPTVTIDGVDYDTNARIQAAVLRPLSDGIVVLDAPYEDMGILGPGDSIKLTFNVKVTEEATEGTHNLELAIEGNSFDYNSRKNIPLKVDSSNIMVIPSKELTMIDGKATIEFDVANTHPNEFNSVSIKPEAEGIRFYPAEYFIGPMNPDELFTIEFTAVADDSSDVRETSEPVNLTLSASYNNGINRHENIVSNLYIQPIEESTGNSSNLLIQGLLLAFIAVVGILIYRKKKKSEK, from the coding sequence ATGACAAAAATCAAAAATTCACTTATCCCTCTTGTAGTATCTTTGCTTCTTGTTTCCTCTCTTTTTGCAGTTCCTTCTTCTGCGGCTGTTGGAGGACCCAATCTGAAGGTTACAATAGTCGAAACAAATCCTTATCCTGCTAAAATAGGAGAATACCTGACTCTAACAGTTCAGGTGGAGAATATCGGAGGGGATAAAGCTGACAATGTTGATATAGAAATCGTACCTCAATATCCTTTCTCTCTTGATTCCCAGGCAAATGCTGTAAAGAACATTGGAGCCCTCAATCCTGGGAGGACTGCTACAAAGGAATTTTACCTTTTTGTAGACAAAAATGCACAGAAAGGAGTACGCTCTATTACTATCCGCACAAAAACTGATAAAGACAGTCCCTGGAGTGAGAAAAGTTTTGACATACGAATAGGTACTGAAACATTTAACAGCAAAGGTACAGTTGAGCTTAAGGAAGTCATTTCGGAACCTCAGGTTTTCATGCCAGGGGACAGGGGTACAATCACTGTAACTCTCACTAATACTGCAACCACCCCGACTGTTACTATTGATGGCGTTGATTATGATACCAATGCCCGAATTCAGGCTGCGGTTTTAAGGCCCTTATCTGATGGGATAGTTGTGCTTGACGCCCCCTACGAGGATATGGGCATTCTGGGGCCTGGAGATAGTATCAAGCTGACCTTCAATGTAAAGGTTACAGAGGAAGCTACAGAAGGAACTCATAACCTTGAACTTGCAATAGAGGGAAACTCCTTCGATTACAATAGCAGAAAGAACATTCCTCTAAAGGTCGACTCTTCAAACATAATGGTAATTCCTTCAAAGGAACTTACAATGATCGATGGAAAAGCCACAATTGAATTTGATGTGGCAAACACTCATCCTAACGAGTTTAATTCAGTAAGCATAAAACCCGAAGCTGAGGGTATAAGATTTTACCCTGCTGAATATTTCATAGGACCAATGAATCCGGATGAGCTTTTTACCATCGAATTCACCGCAGTAGCAGACGATTCATCAGATGTTAGAGAAACCTCAGAGCCTGTAAACCTTACACTCTCAGCAAGTTATAACAATGGGATAAACAGGCACGAAAACATAGTAAGCAACCTGTATATTCAGCCTATTGAGGAATCAACAGGGAACAGTTCAAATCTGCTTATCCAGGGCTTATTACTCGCCTTTATTGCTGTCGTAGGGATTTTAATTTACAGAAAGAAGAAAAAGAGTGAAAAATGA
- a CDS encoding flavin reductase family protein, whose product METGEKKAIGAKNFLYPMPTTLVGAQVNGKPNYLTVAFCGIVQASPPMIAVTLGKMHYTNGGIKENQCFSVNIPSRHMVEVTDYCGIVSGKRIDKSEIFETFYGKLEKAPMIRECPVNLECRLVDTLDLGGASEVFIGEIVESYAEERFLCNEIPDIEKIEPIVFSMYDNNYWGIGERLGKAWSVGKKFGENNNEKKAENNELKEINIAGVIGRK is encoded by the coding sequence ATGGAAACTGGAGAGAAAAAGGCAATTGGAGCCAAGAATTTTCTTTATCCCATGCCTACTACCCTCGTAGGGGCTCAAGTAAATGGAAAGCCGAATTATCTGACAGTCGCATTTTGTGGAATAGTACAGGCAAGCCCTCCTATGATTGCGGTGACCCTGGGGAAGATGCACTATACAAATGGAGGAATAAAGGAAAACCAGTGTTTTAGTGTAAATATTCCTTCCAGGCATATGGTTGAGGTCACAGACTACTGCGGCATAGTCTCCGGAAAAAGAATTGACAAATCCGAAATTTTCGAAACTTTCTATGGAAAACTTGAAAAGGCTCCAATGATTCGGGAATGTCCTGTGAATCTTGAGTGCAGGCTTGTAGATACTCTGGATCTCGGAGGTGCGAGTGAAGTGTTCATAGGAGAAATTGTTGAGAGCTATGCAGAAGAACGATTTCTCTGTAATGAGATTCCTGATATTGAGAAGATCGAGCCTATAGTTTTTTCAATGTATGATAACAATTACTGGGGAATAGGAGAGCGCCTGGGCAAAGCCTGGTCTGTTGGGAAGAAGTTCGGCGAGAACAATAATGAAAAAAAAGCTGAAAACAATGAGCTGAAGGAAATAAATATTGCAGGTGTGATTGGAAGGAAATAA
- a CDS encoding ATP-binding protein: MRKNIVENPRLFSNSPQSSQISAIYKDIEELTELLVAYFKEGIEGGEYCLWISPDKLTADSVKHEFEKAGLCVEHSLASSQLDILPEHPFLEDLTLFASAVKELTKNGYKKTLSGGFSGFRTNFDFKGYGDLLKPYLETCEKAVKTAAFENNKRLTLLCTLPLEELSGKSLLEIMEENNVFAKRKGKWKLLNEPEGKIELEDIFLKAGKDIEATNWTKNGLIMNMSHELRTPLNSVIGFSDLLLEGAFGSLNTRQSKYVGNILISGKNLLEIINNLLDISKLEAGERSLYYENVDIASLIGEVRMSLLSLASNKKISMEVKVDASLENIRADRIKLRQILYNLINNAIKFTPEKGRVTVSARKNEGMLEIKVSDSGIGVSKEDYEKIFMPFIQADSSAGYDPSAGYGGTGLGLYIAKNYIELHGGKIWVESEVGKGSTFIFTLPLDKKERI; the protein is encoded by the coding sequence TTGAGAAAAAATATTGTTGAAAACCCCAGACTTTTTTCAAACTCTCCGCAGAGTTCCCAGATCTCTGCTATATACAAGGATATCGAAGAGTTGACAGAACTACTTGTCGCCTATTTTAAGGAAGGAATTGAAGGGGGAGAATACTGCTTATGGATTTCCCCTGATAAACTAACCGCTGATAGTGTAAAACATGAATTTGAGAAGGCAGGATTGTGCGTCGAGCACTCTCTCGCTTCCTCTCAGCTGGACATTTTACCGGAGCATCCATTCCTTGAAGACCTTACCCTCTTTGCATCAGCAGTAAAAGAACTTACAAAAAACGGATATAAGAAGACCCTTTCAGGAGGATTTTCAGGATTTAGAACAAACTTTGATTTTAAAGGGTATGGTGACCTCCTTAAGCCCTATCTTGAGACGTGTGAGAAGGCTGTCAAAACAGCGGCTTTCGAGAATAATAAACGTCTCACACTGCTCTGTACTCTCCCTCTTGAAGAGCTTTCAGGGAAATCATTGCTTGAGATAATGGAAGAAAACAATGTTTTTGCCAAAAGAAAGGGAAAATGGAAGCTTTTGAATGAACCAGAAGGCAAAATAGAACTCGAAGATATCTTTCTCAAAGCAGGAAAGGATATAGAAGCCACAAACTGGACCAAAAATGGGTTAATAATGAATATGAGTCATGAACTTCGAACTCCCCTTAATTCGGTCATAGGTTTCTCTGATTTACTGCTAGAAGGGGCTTTCGGATCCCTGAACACGAGGCAATCAAAGTATGTAGGTAATATTCTCATAAGTGGGAAGAATCTTCTGGAAATTATCAATAATTTGCTCGATATCTCAAAGCTTGAAGCCGGTGAAAGAAGCCTTTACTATGAAAATGTGGATATTGCCAGCCTTATAGGGGAAGTGAGAATGAGTCTCCTCTCACTTGCCTCAAATAAGAAAATCAGTATGGAAGTCAAGGTTGATGCTTCCCTTGAAAACATCCGGGCTGACAGAATAAAACTGAGACAGATCCTGTACAATCTAATAAATAACGCTATAAAATTCACCCCTGAAAAAGGAAGGGTTACAGTGAGTGCCCGCAAAAATGAAGGGATGCTCGAGATTAAAGTTTCTGATAGCGGGATTGGGGTGTCGAAAGAGGATTATGAAAAAATATTTATGCCTTTTATTCAGGCTGATTCTTCCGCAGGATACGATCCTTCCGCAGGATATGGCGGCACCGGACTCGGATTGTATATTGCTAAAAATTACATAGAGCTTCACGGAGGAAAAATATGGGTAGAGTCGGAGGTGGGAAAGGGCAGTACGTTTATCTTTACTCTTCCGCTGGATAAGAAAGAGAGAATTTGA
- a CDS encoding ABC transporter ATP-binding protein yields the protein MDINKNCLPDDGLPIVEVSNARKTYVLGNLEIPVLSDINLKIERGEFLAIMGPSGSGKSTLVNLIGCLDRPTEGQILVKGKDLNRMSDQELARLRGLEIGFVFQTFNLVPRLTALENVLLPTFANSRDGIDPVKRARELLEIMGLHDRMHHKPGELSGGQSQRVSIARALINDPAILLADEPTGNLDSRTGAEILRIFMDLNMEGRTIIIVTHDPEIAKYADRVILVKDGIIQYN from the coding sequence GTGGATATTAACAAAAATTGTTTGCCTGATGACGGGCTTCCTATTGTCGAAGTTTCCAATGCCAGGAAAACCTATGTACTTGGGAATTTGGAGATTCCCGTTCTCTCAGATATCAATCTTAAAATTGAGCGGGGGGAATTCCTAGCTATTATGGGTCCATCTGGCTCCGGAAAGAGTACTCTTGTGAACCTTATAGGTTGCCTTGACAGGCCTACCGAGGGGCAGATTCTTGTAAAGGGAAAGGATCTAAATAGAATGTCAGATCAGGAGCTTGCTCGCCTTCGGGGGCTTGAGATAGGTTTTGTTTTTCAAACTTTCAATCTTGTTCCGCGCCTGACTGCTCTTGAGAATGTTCTGCTCCCTACTTTTGCCAACTCTAGAGATGGTATCGATCCAGTAAAGCGTGCAAGGGAACTCCTTGAAATTATGGGACTACATGATCGAATGCACCATAAGCCAGGAGAGCTTTCAGGAGGGCAGTCACAGAGGGTCTCAATCGCACGTGCGCTTATTAATGACCCTGCGATTCTTCTTGCGGATGAGCCAACTGGAAACCTCGACTCCAGAACAGGAGCTGAAATCCTTCGAATATTTATGGATTTGAATATGGAAGGAAGAACAATAATAATCGTTACACACGACCCTGAGATTGCAAAATATGCTGATAGAGTTATCTTGGTAAAGGATGGAATAATTCAATACAATTGA
- a CDS encoding ABC transporter permease encodes MNFEFHAIYWREMVKFFRFKSVLFSSMIQPVMWLAFFGLAMSDSFDKLTSLVPTTSGVPVVDYLSYMGAGIIAMDVLFSSLFGGTTLMFDKKFSLLRETLASPVPRSHIILGIGLSGVTKALIQTFIIIGFGILIGMDFFKGYSLAETFIAILGITLLVAIFTLGFLFLSGSIAITIENPEGMQSILTLLSMPLFFISNALYPIDAFPNILKFLSMFNPLTLLADGIRYFALGSDFSVMGNHYSYTTADITFSFVGLIIFALVMLSAAMWRFNKVDI; translated from the coding sequence GTGAACTTCGAATTTCATGCCATATACTGGAGAGAGATGGTGAAATTTTTTAGATTTAAATCGGTGCTCTTCAGTTCAATGATCCAGCCTGTGATGTGGTTGGCGTTTTTCGGGCTTGCTATGTCAGATAGTTTTGACAAATTAACTTCGCTTGTCCCCACTACATCCGGAGTTCCTGTAGTAGATTACCTTTCGTATATGGGCGCAGGAATAATTGCAATGGATGTCCTGTTCAGCAGCCTGTTTGGGGGCACAACCCTTATGTTTGATAAGAAGTTCAGCCTTTTGAGGGAAACCCTGGCAAGCCCGGTTCCCAGGTCCCACATAATTCTTGGGATTGGGCTTTCAGGTGTGACCAAGGCCCTTATTCAAACTTTTATAATAATAGGATTCGGGATACTTATAGGAATGGATTTCTTTAAGGGATATAGCCTTGCTGAGACCTTTATCGCAATCTTGGGAATTACGCTACTGGTAGCGATTTTTACTCTGGGATTCCTTTTCCTCTCGGGTTCCATTGCGATTACTATTGAAAATCCTGAAGGGATGCAGTCAATCCTTACTCTGCTCAGCATGCCTCTTTTCTTTATAAGTAACGCCCTTTATCCTATCGACGCATTTCCTAATATCCTCAAGTTTCTTTCAATGTTTAACCCACTTACGCTGCTGGCAGATGGGATCCGTTATTTTGCTTTAGGATCCGATTTCTCTGTAATGGGGAATCACTATTCTTATACAACGGCAGATATCACCTTCTCTTTCGTGGGCCTCATTATCTTCGCCCTTGTAATGCTATCTGCTGCTATGTGGAGGTTTAATAAGGTGGATATATAA